In Marinibacterium anthonyi, the DNA window GCGCTGACGGCAGCTCCCAGTTCAGGGAAGCCGCCTGCTGGGCGCATCTGAGGCGTGACTTCCACGACATCTGGACCGCCAACAAGTCAGAGATCGCCCGGGAAGCCCTCGACCGGATCGGCAAGCTCTACGACATCGAGCGCGAGTTCTCCGGGCAACCGGCGCAGGCGCGCCTCGCCGTGCGCCGGGAGCACAGCCAGCCCAAGGTCGAGGCCTTCAAAACCTGGGCCGAAGCGCAGTTGACCCGCATACCGGGCAAGGGCGACCTGGCGAAAGCCTTCCGTTATGCGCTCAGCCGCTGGCCCTCCTTCATCCTGTTCCTGCAGGATGGCCGCGTCGCTATCGACAACAACGCCGCTGAACGGGCAATGCGCCCCATCGGTATCGGTCGGAAAAACTGGCTCTTCGCCGGCGCCGACACCGGCGGCGAAACCCTGGCCCGCGCCATGACACTGATCGAAACCGCCAAGATGAACGGACTCGATCCGCAGGCCTATCTGGCGGACGTGCTCGACCGCATCCACGACCACAAGATCAACAGGCTCGATGAATTGCTTCCATGGAATTGGAGCACTGAGCACCCCAACGCCGCTGCTGATTAGCCCGCGGTGCCAATCGGGCGGTTACAAAGCATTTAACACAGTTGCACCTCAATGGGTGCAGCGAATCCTGATGCTGGGCTGTGAGACTGGTTTGCGCGTGTCAGACTTGGTCGAGGTTCGGAAAGATCACTTTGAGGAAACCTCGAGCGGGAAGCGTCTGCGTTTCAAGACAAGCAAGCGAGGGCGCATTGCATATATTCCCGTGACTGACGGCTTGCGGGCGCTGTTGGAAGCGACGCCCGATGAGCAAGAAACACTGCTGGTAAGCCAGCTTGGTCATCCTCTGACCCCTCGCTGGGCATCTAATCAGATCACGAAATGGCGGCGCGAAGCCAAGGTGCCACCTTGGGATGATGGCCGTGAGAAAACCCTGGCAGATACACGAGGCACAGCTGCGACGCGATTGCTCAATGCGGACCTATCTTTGCGCCAGATCGCAACGCTAATGGGCTGGTCAGCTCGTTACGCGTCGCAGGTCATCGAAATCTATGCGCGTGTCAGCCCTGACGAAAGTGACGAAGTTAGGCGAAAGCTCGAACGGGCTAAACAGCAGGAGAACATGCAATGATTGTAAACGCACCTGTAAACGGCAGTGCCATTACACCGAGAAGGATGACGCAAGTACTTGAAAGTAAATGGAGGCGAGTACCGGAATCGAACCGGTGTACACGGATTTGCAATCCGGCCGAAAATTCAAGCATTTCAAAGTGTAGTTGTTTCGAAACCTAACCCGACAAAGCGTGAACATTACGGGAATGTTTCAACGGCGCTCCTGCCTCTCTCGGCAAGTGATTGGAGCGCAGCATGAGCCACCGCGCGACGAACTGGGCGATCCAGCAACGCGGTTTAGAACCCGCGACCAAGCTCCTGCTATGGCAACTCGCTGACCGGCACAACGCAGACACCGGTCGCTGCGATCCTTCTCAGGAGCGCTTAGCTGACGACTGCGAAATGAGCCGCGCGACGGTCAACCGCCATCTCAAGAAGCTGGAGGCTGCCGGCCTGATCCGCCGTGTTCAACGGATCGATCGTAACCGCCCGATTGGCACCGCGGGCTAATCAGCAGCGGCGTTGGGGTGCTCAGTGCTCCAATTCCATGGAAGCAATTCATCGAGCCTGTTGATCTTGTGGTCGTGGATGCGGTCGAGCACGTCCGCCAGATAGGCCTGCGGATCGAGTCCGTTCATCTTGGCGGTTTCGATCAGTGTCATGGCGCGGGCCAGGGTTTCGCCGCCGGTGTCGGCGCCGGCGAAGAGCCAGTTTTTCCGACCGATACCGATGGGGCGCATTGCCCGTTCAGCGGCGTTGTTGTCGATAGCGACGCGGCCATCCTGCAGGAACAGGATGAAGGAGGGCCAGCGGCTGAGCGCATAACGGAAGGCTTTCGCCAGGTCGCCCTTGCCCGGTATGCGGGTCAACTGCGCTTCGGCCCAGGTTTTGAAGGCCTCGACCTTGGGCTGGCTGTGCTCCCGGCGCACGGCGAGGCGCGCCTGCGCCGGTTGCCCGGAGAACTCGCGCTCGATGTCGTAGAGCTTGCCGATCCGGTCGAGGGCTTCCCGGGCGATCTCTGACTTGTTGGCGGTCCAGATGTCGTGGAAGTCACGCCTCAGATGCGCCCAGCAGGCGGCTTCCCTGAACTGGGAGCTGCCGTCAGCGCGTCGTTCATAGAGCGGCTTGAAGCCGGTATACGCGTCGGCCTGCAGGATACCGCTGCTGTCCCGCAAATGGTGTCGGGGATGCTCGCCTTTCCGGTCGGGTGAGAAGTAATAGACCGCGCCGGGCGGCGCGGCGCCAGACCATGGGCGCTGATCGCGGACATAGGCCCATATGCGCCCCTGTTTCACCCCCTTGCCGAGCCCTTTGTCCCGGCGGGAGCGATCCAGAACCCGGATTGGCGTATCATCGGCATGGAGAACGTCACTGGCCATGATTTCGGCCTCGATCCGGTCGGTCAGAGGCAGCAGGACCCGCATAGCCCTGCCGCACCAATCCACCAGGGTGGTGTCCGGGATGTCGGCGCCGATCCGGGCGAAGATCTCGTTCAGCCGATACAATGGCAGGTGATCGTCGAACTTCGACACGAGGATATGAGCCAGCAATCCGGGGCCGGCCATGCTGCCCGGGATCGGCCGGCTGGGAGCCGGGCTCTGCACCATCTTCTCGCACCGCCGGCAGGATTTCTTCACCCGAGCGATCTCGATGACCTTCAGCTGGGCGGTGATCATGTCCAGCAACTCGCTCACGTCCTCCCCGACGACCCGCAAATCCCCACCACAGTCCGGGCAGCTGTCACCCGGATCGAGTTCGCGACGTTCGCGCGGCGTGCTTTCGGAGACCCGGGGACGGCGACGTGGCTTTTTCCGGTCGGCTTCGCCCCCGGGTGGCGCCTTCGCCGTATCGCTCTCGTCGTGTGGACTGTCGTCACCTTCGGCCATGGCGACCTGCAGATCCTCGAGCGCCAGTTCGAGCTGTTCGATCTCGCGCTCGATCTTCTCCGAGTTCGCCCCGAAGGCCTGCTTTTGCAGCTTTGCGATCCGCGCCCGCAGCGCCTGGACCAGCAGATCATGCGCGCGCAGGGAGGCCGACATCTTCTCGTTCTCGGCCTGCAAGACGGCGATCATCGCCTTCAACAGGGCGGGATCGTCGGGCAGAGAAGCGGTGGAATTCGACATGCCCGCATGTATCACGCACCCCGAGAGAGCGCCATAAAAACAAGGCAAAACAGGTGGATAATCACCCCACCCGCGCGGGCGGCGCGCCCCAGTCCGGCCGCCGCCAATCGATCCCTTCCCATAGCATCGCAAGTTGCGCCGAGGTCAGCCGGACCGCCCCGTCACCGGCGCCCGGCCAAGGAAAGCGCCCCCGCTCGAGGACCTTGTAATAGAGGCAGAAACCCTGGCCGTCCCAGTAAAGCAGCTTCAGGCGATCACCCCGGCGCCCGCGGAAGGCAAAGACCGCACCGCCTGTCGGCTTCTGACGCAGGACATCCTGTGCAAGGGCCGCCAGGCCCGCGATCCCTTTCCGCATGTCGGTCACGCCGCAGGCGAGATAGACACGCACACCAGTGCCCGGCCCGATCATGCCGCCTCCACCGCCCGGATCAACCGGGTCAGCACCGCTCCGTCCATCGCGCTGTCGAACCGGAGGCAGCGCCCTTTGGCAAGGCGGAGCTCCACCACCACCGACCCAACCGGCGCCGCCTCCGTTGGCGCGCTCTCAAGGGCCGGAACATCAATCGGCAGGAAGACAGCACCTTGGTCCGGCGACCAAAGCCCCTTCTTCTTCAACTCGTGCCGCCATGCGTAAATCTGCTGCCGGGTAATCTCGTGGCGCTGCGCCACCTGCGTGACCGTCGCGCCGTCCACGCCAACCGAGCTCACGATCGCAAGCTTGTCGTCATCGCCACACCGGCGCCACCGCTCAACGCCAAGGATATCACCCCGCATGGCCCCTCCACCTAAGACACGTCATTTGCGACGTCGTTATGCACGTGTCTTAGACCGTCACGTCTCCTTCCGGCAGGCGGCCACAATCGGGCGGTTACGATC includes these proteins:
- a CDS encoding site-specific tyrosine recombinase XerC, coding for MNCFHGIGALSTPTPLLISPRCQSGGYKAFNTVAPQWVQRILMLGCETGLRVSDLVEVRKDHFEETSSGKRLRFKTSKRGRIAYIPVTDGLRALLEATPDEQETLLVSQLGHPLTPRWASNQITKWRREAKVPPWDDGREKTLADTRGTAATRLLNADLSLRQIATLMGWSARYASQVIEIYARVSPDESDEVRRKLERAKQQENMQ
- a CDS encoding putative transcriptional regulator codes for the protein MSHRATNWAIQQRGLEPATKLLLWQLADRHNADTGRCDPSQERLADDCEMSRATVNRHLKKLEAAGLIRRVQRIDRNRPIGTAG
- a CDS encoding Transposase, translated to MSNSTASLPDDPALLKAMIAVLQAENEKMSASLRAHDLLVQALRARIAKLQKQAFGANSEKIEREIEQLELALEDLQVAMAEGDDSPHDESDTAKAPPGGEADRKKPRRRPRVSESTPRERRELDPGDSCPDCGGDLRVVGEDVSELLDMITAQLKVIEIARVKKSCRRCEKMVQSPAPSRPIPGSMAGPGLLAHILVSKFDDHLPLYRLNEIFARIGADIPDTTLVDWCGRAMRVLLPLTDRIEAEIMASDVLHADDTPIRVLDRSRRDKGLGKGVKQGRIWAYVRDQRPWSGAAPPGAVYYFSPDRKGEHPRHHLRDSSGILQADAYTGFKPLYERRADGSSQFREAACWAHLRRDFHDIWTANKSEIAREALDRIGKLYDIEREFSGQPAQARLAVRREHSQPKVEAFKTWAEAQLTRIPGKGDLAKAFRYALSRWPSFILFLQDGRVAIDNNAAERAMRPIGIGRKNWLFAGADTGGETLARAMTLIETAKMNGLDPQAYLADVLDRIHDHKINRLDELLPWNWSTEHPNAAAD
- a CDS encoding Transposase, coding for MIGPGTGVRVYLACGVTDMRKGIAGLAALAQDVLRQKPTGGAVFAFRGRRGDRLKLLYWDGQGFCLYYKVLERGRFPWPGAGDGAVRLTSAQLAMLWEGIDWRRPDWGAPPARVG
- a CDS encoding IS2 repressor TnpA, whose translation is MRGDILGVERWRRCGDDDKLAIVSSVGVDGATVTQVAQRHEITRQQIYAWRHELKKKGLWSPDQGAVFLPIDVPALESAPTEAAPVGSVVVELRLAKGRCLRFDSAMDGAVLTRLIRAVEAA